Genomic window (Candidatus Baltobacteraceae bacterium):
CCGTACCGGCGACGGCCTCGCGCTGCTCGCCGCACAGGGTCACGAGCGTCCCCGTCAGCGCAGCCGCTACGCGATCGAGCACGTCGCGCTCGAGCGGCGAAAGCCGCAAATGTTCCGGCCGGGAACCCGGCGACTCGCCGAACGCCGCCGCGACCACCGCTTTCGCGTCGCATTCGCGCAGGACGATCGCGGCGTCGGCGACGTTGCCGCGCACGCGATACGTGTATGCGGATCGGCCGATGATCTCCCACGCACTCGCATCGGGAATCTCCGGTTCCAGAACGCTCAGCACGACCGGCACGCCGAGCAGCGTCGTAAGCCGTTCGCGCACGTTCGCGGCAACCAGACATACCGCGTTGAGCGGCAAGCACGAACGCTCGGCAAAGCACAACTTACCATCGCGGAATATCAGCTTTTTCATTTTACGAGATCCATCGCCGTTTTTCCCAACCCCGACTTTGCCGTCTCGGCGGCGGTCAACGCATCGAACGCGACGTACGCCGCCTTTAGCCGAGCGAGGCTCTCGTCGAGGTAGACGCCGCTGCCGCCGCGCCGCATCCGCGAAATAACCGGAAGACCGGCTTCACCCGGTAACCCGACGTGCGGGATGACGCCCTCCGGCGCGAACGACGTGCTGCCGTCTTCGGTTTGCAACCGCGTTGCCGCTGGAAACTTTGCAATCGCAATGCGTCCCACCGTAACGCGACGCGCTTCGCGCCGTCCGCTTCGGGGATCGATCGCGGTCCTGGCATAGCTCAACGTTCCGTCGCTGTCGATTCGGACGTCGCGCGTACGATTCAACGCGTCGTCGACGTCATCGACGCGTAACTCGCTCAGCGATGCACCGGCGATAGAGCTGCCGAGGATCGGGCGGTCTTGCGCGTCCACCAACGCGCCCGATGCGACCTGAAACGCACCGTCGCGCGTGTATGCCGTACCTCCGTCGGACGTGCGAACGACGAAATACGTACCGTCGGGCACCGCAACCGAGAGCGGGTCGAGC
Coding sequences:
- a CDS encoding FliM/FliN family flagellar motor C-terminal domain-containing protein; translation: MKKLIFRDGKLCFAERSCLPLNAVCLVAANVRERLTTLLGVPVVLSVLEPEIPDASAWEIIGRSAYTYRVRGNVADAAIVLRECDAKAVVAAAFGESPGSRPEHLRLSPLERDVLDRVAAALTGTLVTLCGEQREAVAGTAAALGSFAAYLELAIDQPVAARVGIAVSRDLVPDAVPALTPHDLADLPLEASVTLELEEVTAQRLAALAPGDVVPITRPSTLRGSLRIGGRTLATGTCGVRDGRYAFEIEGSIA